AAAGTGAATTGGAAAGACCGCTTTGTTTTATAAGTCCCAAACTAGAAAAGACATCCATACTAATCTTTATATCTACTTTTAAATGAATTTCCTCACCTAGTAAACACGATATGTCTTCCCTGTTTGACCACCTTCTACACTTTTTTGATAGGCTTTAGCCACTCGGTATGCAGAAACAGGCTCAAATCCAGGAAAATAAGGACCATATTTTTCAATTGATTCAGTTAAGACCGATGGACTAATATTATTAATCCGGATTCCCCTCGGTAACTCAAATGCCGCTGATTCCACAAAGGCTTTTATTGCTCCCCCCACCATTGCCGCAGAAACACCTCCCACAATTGGGTCCTCCATAATAATACCGGTTGTTAAAGTAAAACTACCACTATTGTTTACATGTTCATGACCAAGAAGAACTAAGTTTACTTGGCCTTTTAACTTGCTTAGAATCGATTGTTCATTCTTTTCAGGCGTAAGTTCTGTCAGTGGGCCAAAGTATGTGGCACCTGCTGCACAAATAACTGCATCCACCTTCCCTATTTTTACGTACATCTCTTTGATGCTATCTGGCGATGTAATATCGACTATTAACTCTGCTCCATTCC
This Neobacillus sp. YX16 DNA region includes the following protein-coding sequences:
- a CDS encoding short chain dehydrogenase, yielding MKILLIGANGTIGRAVRKELETRHEVVTAGRNGAELIVDITSPDSIKEMYVKIGKVDAVICAAGATYFGPLTELTPEKNEQSILSKLKGQVNLVLLGHEHVNNSGSFTLTTGIIMEDPIVGGVSAAMVGGAIKAFVESAAFELPRGIRINNISPSVLTESIEKYGPYFPGFEPVSAYRVAKAYQKSVEGGQTGKTYRVY